The following DNA comes from Dehalococcoidia bacterium.
AACCCTCGGCGGATTTATCGGGGGCCTGCAGTATCTCGGGTTCGCCAACGTCGGTCAGGAGCCGAATGGCGCGTACGCGGCAACAGTGCCTCATCTCGCCTTCGCCGTCTACCAATGCATGTTCGCGGTGATCACGCCGGCGCTCATCACTGGCGCGTTCGCTGAGCGGAAGAAGTTTTCCACCTTCCTCGTCTTCACTGCGCTCTGGTCGACGCTGATCTACGCCCCGATTGCGCACTGGGTCTGGAGCTGCACGCCGGTCGAGGGAGCAGAGGCGGTTGCCGGCTGCAGCGGCATCCCTGGCTGGCTGCGGAGCTGGGGAGCGCTGGACTTCGCGGGGGGCACGGTAGTGCATGTCAGCTCGGGCATGGCGGCGCTCGCCGCTGCGATCGTCTTTGGACGCCGCCAAGGCTACGGCGAGATCCCGATTGAGCCGCACGATATCTCGATGACTGTGCTCGGCGCCGCCCTCCTCTGGTTCGGGTGGTTCGGGTTCAATGCCGGCAGCGCGCTCGGCGCAGGAGGGCTCGCCGCGAACGCCTTCGTTGTGACCAACACTTCCGCTGCCGCTGCCGCGCTCGCGTGGATGGCGATCTCGTGGTGGCAGTCGGGCAAGCCGAGCGTCCTCGGCGCGGCGTCCGGCGCCGTTGCCGGCCTCGTCGCCATCACCCCAGCCGCCGGCTTTGTCACCCCGGGGGCAGCCGTGATCATCGGGCTGGTCGCCGGCATCGCCTGCTTCTTCGCCGTCCAGCTGCGCAACCGAATGCAGATCGATGACTCCCTCGATGTATTCGGCATCCACGGAGTGGGCGGCGCTTGGGGCGCGGTCGCAACCGGCATCTTCGCCACGCTCGCCGTCAACGCGGCCGGCGCGAACGGCCTGCTGGCGGGCAACCCGGGCCAACTGGGCATCCAAGTCGCCGCTGTCGCGATCACCGGGAGCTTCTCCTTCGGCGCGACCTTCCTCCTCCTCAAAGTCCTCGACCGGCTGATGGGCCTGCGCGTCAGCCCGGAAGAGGAGGCTGCCGGGCTCGACCTCTCGCTCCACGGCGAGGTCACCGCCTACCGCTACGAGGAGCGACGCGTGCTCCCGCGCTCGTAGGCGCGCTCAAGTATCATGGCCGCCATGCGCCCGGGGGTGCTGGCGGCCTTCATTGTTCTCTCGTCCCTCATCGGGGCTCCGCTTGGAGCGCCGGGGGAAGCGTCGCTCACGCTCGCCATCGCCGAGGTCGACGCGGACCAGGCCGGCACCGATCGATGGGAGTTTGTCGAGCTCGCCGGCCCGCCAGGCGCGCCGCTCGACGGTTTCCGGCTCGTCTTCTTCAGCGGCGGCGCAGCCGCCGCTCCCGCCTACCGGACCGTGCGGCTTGATGGGTGGTCGGTCGGCCCCCGCGGCCGGTTTGTCGTCGGGTCCGCGCTGGTCGACAGCGTCGATCTCGTCGCTTGGGAGAGCAACGGGATCCAAAACGGCGCTGGCGCCCCCGATGCCGTCGCCCTCTATCGCGATGACGCCGCGCCCGCTTCTCCGACGCCGTCCTCGCTCGTCGATGTTGTCATCTACGGCGACCGCGACGACCCGCTCTTCCGCGCCCGGTTCCGCCCGCACACCCCGCCGCCGCTTCTCCCCGCAGACGGCGTCACGGCGTCGCTCAGCCGAGGATGGGATGGCGCCTGGCGGAGCGACTGGCCTCCCTCGCCCGGCTTCGCCAATGGTCCCGCCCGCCTGAATGAGGTCGGCCCCGGCGGCGAGATCGAACTGATCGGGATGCGGGGTGCCGCGCTGACCGGGCTGACGCTCGTTCTCTCCGATGGCAATGGACTGCTCCTTGAAGCGCACCCGTTATCCGGAACACTCTCCAGCGGCGGCTCTTTGCCGGGCAGCCGCCTTCTCTCCCTTGGCACCGTGGTGAACCCTCCCGACGGCGAAAGCCGGCTTCTCGCGCTTGTCCGAGGAGATCCGCAGCTGCCGCCTCCGCCCCCTCAGCTCCTCGACGCCGTTGTGATTGGGGCAGCCGACCCGCCGCTGCGGGCGGCGCTGGCGCTTGCCGCCTTCCCCCGCCCAAGTGCCGGCCAGAGCATCGGGCGGTGGGCGAGCGGCCCGGGAGCTGGCGCCGCATTCGGGCCAACCGCGCCGACGCTTGGCAGCCCGAATACACCTCCTCCCCTCACCTCCCTCTCGATCAGCGAGGCACGCGGTCCACTCTCCATCCCGGACGGGTGCAGCCGTCCGCCGCGGTGGATAGCGAGGCCCGTCCGGCTGACCGGCACAATTACCGCGCTCGTCCGCGAGGGAAGTCGCCTGCTCGCGCTGCTCCAAGACGCCAGCGGCGGCGACGCTTCAAGCGCGATCGCCTTGGACGGACTGCCTGCGGGCGCAGTGCGGATTGGTGAGCGCGTCACGGTCTCCGGCGTGGTCGGACAGCACGCCGGGCAGACGATCTTGAGCGCTGTGGCGATCGACCACCGCGAGCCGAGCGGGCCCCTGCCGACGCCACGCCCCTTGCCGCCGCAGCTCGACCGCTGCGCGTGGGCCCAGCTGGAGGGGATGCGCGTTCTCGTTCCTGCCGGCGCGGTCGCTTCTGGCCCGCGCGTCACCCTCGCCAGCGGCGAGACGTTCATCGACGTCGCCCTCGGCGCGGAGTCGGACCCCCGGAAACAGCGCGTCTTCGGGCCAGACACCGCCGCCGGTCTTCCGCCGGACCGACTGGTGCGGCTGAGCAGCCAAGCACTGCGCGCAGCCGCAGACGACGCGGTGCTGCCCCCCGTGCACTCGCTCGATCGCCTTGAGCAACCAGTCAGTGGGGTGGTGATGCGGCAAGGGGGCCGCCCGGCGGTAGCAGCGGACGAGATGCCGAGCTTCTCTGCGGGCCCGAGGCCGCGCCCTCTCCCCCTCACAGAATCCGCAGCGCTTCGCATCGCAACGTTTAACCTGCGCAACTTCTTTGACCGGTGGGATAACCCCGCAGACAGCAACGACAACCCCGGCGCGCCGTTCATTCCTCCTTCGGTCGCCGCTTACCGGGAGCGGCTCTTCGCCACCGCAGACCTGATCCTTGGTCCCTTGGGCGCGCCCGACGTCTTCGTCGTCCAAGAGGCCGAAAGCCAAGACCTCTGCCACAGCGGCGGGCAGGCATTCGGCCGCTGCGGCGCCGACGAGGGTAGCGATGGGCTGCTCGATGTCCTCCACGACTTGAGCATCGCGGTCAGCCTGCGCTCCTCCGGCAGCGTGCGCTACCTGCCCGCTGCCGACCGCCGAGGAACGGACCAACGCGGGATCGTCACCGCGCTTCTCTACCGGCCTGACCGCCTCGAGCCGCTGCCGCTGGGGATGGAGTTCACGGAGTCGGCGGCCAGCGCAGCGCCGCTCGCCCTGAACACCGCCGCCGACCCGGTGGTTGCTGCCGATGGTGAGGGGGAACTGCTGTTTTCCCGTCCCCCGCTCCTCATGCGGTTTGCGCTGGAGGACGGAGCGGCGCTGCTGGTGATCGGGGTGCATTTCAAAAGCACGCCGACCGACTTTCGCCCTCGGCGAGCTGCCCAAGCCGCGTTCGTGGTCGACCTCGCCCGACGCGCGCTTCAGGCTGATCCTGCTGCCCTCGTCGCGATCGCCGGCGACTTCAACGCTCCCGCCTCAGCGCTGCCCGCGCTTCAGGAGGCGCTCCCGGGCGGGAGGTTGAGCAGCGCGCTCGACCGCGTGCCCCCGCTAGAGCGTTACACATTCATTTTTGAGGGCGTTGCTGACGCGATCGACCACGTCCTTCTTTCGCCCCGCCTTGCCGCGCGCCTCATCGACGCGCGCGTCGCGCACGTCACGGCCGACCGGCCCGACCCTGCGCCGACAGAGCGCGGGGTCCCGCCGCGGCTGAGCGACCACGAGCCGGTGGTCGTCTCATTCGGGGCGGCAGCGCGCTTTCCCGCTTATCTGCCGCTCACGCTCCGTTCGTCAGCGGCTGAGGAGCCGAGCCGCTAACGCCCAACGGCGGCCCGGATCTCGGCGGCGTGCTCGCGCTGATGCTCCGCGATGCGCCGGAACACCTCGGCGACGGTCGTCCTCTCGCCGGTAGTGCGTCGCCCGG
Coding sequences within:
- a CDS encoding ammonium transporter, translated to MEIQAGDTAWLLTSAALVMLMTPALGFFYAGMARGKNVLATIMQSFIIVALVSVIWVLWGYSLAFGPTLGGFIGGLQYLGFANVGQEPNGAYAATVPHLAFAVYQCMFAVITPALITGAFAERKKFSTFLVFTALWSTLIYAPIAHWVWSCTPVEGAEAVAGCSGIPGWLRSWGALDFAGGTVVHVSSGMAALAAAIVFGRRQGYGEIPIEPHDISMTVLGAALLWFGWFGFNAGSALGAGGLAANAFVVTNTSAAAAALAWMAISWWQSGKPSVLGAASGAVAGLVAITPAAGFVTPGAAVIIGLVAGIACFFAVQLRNRMQIDDSLDVFGIHGVGGAWGAVATGIFATLAVNAAGANGLLAGNPGQLGIQVAAVAITGSFSFGATFLLLKVLDRLMGLRVSPEEEAAGLDLSLHGEVTAYRYEERRVLPRS